In Setaria italica strain Yugu1 chromosome I, Setaria_italica_v2.0, whole genome shotgun sequence, the genomic window TTTCTGACATAACCTGGGTTTAATAATTTGACTGATCCTGTGTCCTTAGATAATTGCTATAACTGTGGAAGAAGAGGCTGACATTGAGAAGTTTAAGGACTATAAGCCATCATCTTCAGCTGAACCTGTAGCTCCTGCTGAATCAAAGGCTCAACCTGAACCTTCACAGCCAAAGGTTGAGGAGAAAGCGCCTACTAAGACTCCTGAGCCCAAGGCCCCGAAGAATGAGGAAGCTTCTCAATCTGGAGATCGCATATTTGCCAGCCCTCTTGCCCGGAAACTCGCTGAAGATAACAATGTAAGCTCTTGTTGTTCTGCTGTATTGATAGTTCTGATGAACTGTTCATGAAATCAGATTGTGTTCCTTGAAACAGGTCCCACTGTCAAGTGTGAAAGGTACAGGTCCTGATGGGCGTATTTTGAAGGCAGACATTGAAGACTACTTGGGTGAGTTATTATTTCTCTTGTTGCAACCATTAAATCTCTTCTAAGCTATGCATCCGTATTGTCATGTTAAATTTGGATGTCTTTCCCATGTAAATACTTGTCATGGTTGTTGTATAATGTTGTGTATAAAGGTTTGTTCAAGATGCTCAAGATTTTATCTTAGAGAGCTTTTAAGAGTTAATAATAGGTGTCTTGAACTGCACAAGCCTCAGGCTCCGTATTGGCATTGCGGTAGCCTCACTTGCTGGAAATACTTTTCATAGTTTAGTGTTTGGCTGTAACTGGTTTTTAAGCCATGTTACGAATCAGGTATTGTTTACTTTCCAAATAACTGGAACTTGATTTAGTTATTAGAGAGAATTTtacatgagaaaaaaaatagagactGACCATTGGATGACAGATTTCACTAAGCTTTAATCTGACTTGCCAAAAATGGTGCTAACTGCTATGACTGCATTTTCACAGCAGCCTGAAAAATAAGCTCGACACAACAACTGCAAACTGGCCCTAAGTGGTGCCATCACATTCTTTTGTTTCTCTGCCGGGTGTCTTAGTTCGATCTGCAGAGGACAGTTCATTTTTTTAATGATGTTTCCCTGACTCTTGCTATACTTAATGCACAGTCATAAGGACTTTAATGTAGGCTTGCTACAACATGATTAGTGCATCTTTTTCACTTCTGTTAATAATAATTTGCATGATTTGGCATTTTGGTTTTCATTAACCTTCTGATATTTCCCTACTTTGCATTAATGAAACTTGTGTAGCCAAGGGTGGACAGAGTGAGGCTTTTGCAGCTCCAGGCTTAGGTTATGTTGATATTCCAAATGCACAGATAAGAAAGGTAAATTTCGAAGGCCCATTAATGCAGGCAAGATTTTCATATTACATGTTACGAGCCTGAGTGTTGACTTTTTATTGTCTTCAGGTTACTGCAAACCGCCTGCTAGCATCTAAACAAACCATTCCACATTACTACTTGACAGTTGATGCACGTGTTGACAAACTTGTCAAGTATGTTTCTAACCTAATAATTGTAATTTAAAGCACTATTTCCATTGGTGGAACGGCACTGATGCTTTTCTTACTcctgactttgagttctttatTTCATTCTAATCCAGGTTGCGAGGTGAACTGAATCCGCTGCAGGATGCCTCTGGTGGAAAGAAAATATCTATCAATGATCTTGTCATCAAGGTAATTTCACGGTTCCACCTTTTAGGTTTGGTTTTCTGTTGTCCACCTAGGTTTTTTGTGAGGATTGGGTATGTGCACTCTATTTTTTAGATAATATTGTCTATTAATATCCTCTCTGCTGTGCATTATTGAATCTGTCTTTATTTGATATGCAGGCTGCAGCTTTGGCTCTACGAAAGGTCCCTCAATGTAACAGCTCATGGATGAACGACTTTATTCGCCAGTGAGTTCTGATGGTTCATTTTACTGGGGAAAAGATATTAGTTCTAAGCCTGCAACTGTTGAATGTGACACTTATTTCTGACACAGATACCACAATGTGAATATCAATGTCGCTGTACAGACAGAACATGGATTGTTTGTTCCAGTAATTAGGGTAAGTCACAACTTTGTCCAATTCATGCTTTCTGTTTCTGTTTCTAACTTGTAGTTTTTGGGAGGAAATTCTGACTTGTACTTACGCTGCAGGACGCAGACAAGAAGGGACTTGGTACAATTGCCGAGGAGGTGAAGCAGTTGGCTCAAAAAGCAAGGGATAACACCTTAAAACCAGCAGATTATGAGGTATGGAGCATATAGTTGATGCTAAGTAGTATGAACAAAATATGACATTTGGTGCTTCATTTTCAGGGTGGCACCTTCACGGTATCAAACTTGGGAGGTCCCTTTGGAATTAAGCAATTCTGCGCCATCATAAATCCTCCTCAGTCTGCAATTTTGGCCATTGGTTCTGGTAATTATTTCTTGAACATTTCCGCTTATATGCTGTTCTATTGATCATGCGTATAAGTAACAGTACAGTATCTTGCATTTGTAGCACTTTCTTTGTGCGAATCTGACTCAACACTTGGATTAAGAAACCATATATAATCTTGATGCGGTACTGCTGCTGATGAGAAAATTCAGCTCTGTAAACAGGATTTGGAACATAGAGTTTAGGCGCCATGTGTTTTGTTTCTGCACTGTATCTGTAGCTTTGAATGATTGATAGCTGTATGTTCTGCTTGTAGTGCCTGATGTTCTTTCATTGCTAATCagcttttattttcttgagCAGCTGAGAAGAGGGTGATACCCGGTTCCGCTGATGGTCAGTATGAGTTCGGTTCGTTCATGTCAGCAACGCTGAGCTGTGACCACAGGGTTATTGATGGTAAGATTTTGATCTGTCTGCGATGTATCTATCCATGGACAGTGGTGTGGTTGGGAAAGTAACCTTTTGCTGTTGGTGGAAATAGGTGCAATTGGTGCGGAATTTCTGAAAGCATTCAAGGGCTACATCGAGAACCCAACCTCAATGCTGCTGTGAAGTTTAGGATGATGACCAACAAGGCAGACAATTCTTGTGAAGCTGTGGAATAACTCAACTCGGCCACCCCGAAAGTGGTGTCTCCATTTTGTATAATCTCGTGACGGTCTAAAGGAGGACCTGGAAACCAAGAGCACGCAACCAACACAGAATGATCTGATTTTCCGTTTACCCTTTTTTGATGCTGCCAGTGTTAGGCTGGATTAGTAGGATCAACTTGCAAAGCCTCATTGAGCTCATTTCTTTTTGGGGGTTTGCGTTGTGGCATGAGAATGTCGCTGCCCCGGAGAACACTTTTGAGTATAGCATTTTGCGTTTCCTATGCACAGGGATAGTTGGTTGGAATAAATGAAGTCTAATCAGGGAAGAAACTGTTTGGGTTTTTGCCATTGCTATGTGAACTTGTTGGTTTGGCAAGCTTGATGAATTTACGATGTACTCCATTGATATTAGTCATTTGGATGCTATGGTAATGCTGGTAAGCAACGCTGGTGGTGAGGTGAAATGGGAAAATAAAGGCGAGAAAGCAAGGAAAAAGCAGCTCGTCTCTGACGATGTCAGCTATGGGAGGTGCAAAGTCGTGTGTTCCAGATGGTATTGTAGGTTCCTGGCCTCCCCTCCAAGAAACAATCGATAGCCTTCCAGAGGGAAAGGTCGATGAAACCGGAGCAAAAACCGGAGGCGACGGCTGCTGTTTCAtctccagagagagagagagagggagagagggcaCCGACCAACTTCTGACTAGTAGGGGGAGCTTCAACGCACGCAGCCAGCGGAGCTTTCACTGCAGCATTCCAAGCATCCATGATCCAGTCGACCTAGCCAGTCCGTGGTTTTTGACCCATACTGCTTGCTACATCATGCGTTAATCGGTTGCCCTCCAGATCTCTCGTCTTATCTATCCCAAGCAGGCAGTCCGGTTTAATCAGCGGACGATctttagggcttgtttggatctTGAGATCCGGTAGGCAGCAATCTCAGCCACTAAAATCGGATGCCTGGGAGCGCTGCCTCAGCCAGGCAGCTCCAGCCCGAAGCAAACAAGCTCTTAGTGCCGGATAACCTGATTGAATTCACTAGGGAATGGAATCCGATTCCCTGACCCAAACGCCCCTCCAATTAAGATTCCAAAAAtcttgggcctgttcgcttcagcttataagtcagctgaaaagctgaaacggctgatttgttgtgagaggaaaatactgtttggtggctgataagccggttgaataagctgaaacgaacaggctGTCTTGATGCTTGTCCATCATCTCTTGCATACGATACGCTCCATGGGACAGATGCAATGGCTGGCATCTAGCCTTGTGACGGAGCAACATTTCACTACAGTTCAATCAACCCTTTCATATTGATATTTAAAGTTAACTACTAGTGCCGCCATGATGACACCACACGGCTAACAAAACCAGCACCTACGCCTTTGTTTCGGTGCACAATTACCTTGTTTATTTTACCACAACTTGCACTGGATATATGTCCGTGTCAGGTCAAGCCAGCTAGCTTTTCGGGCCCAAAGGAAAAGCGGTTTCATTCACATGGTGGTAAGTGGTAAGCGGTTTCGGGGCCTTCCATATAAGTCGCAGTCAtctccattccattccattcctcACCATTGAACAACAAGAACAATCACTATAATCAGATCCCAAAAACCAAGCAGCAAGAGCGATGAAGAAGGCTTCGTCGCTGTCGGAGCTGGGGTTCGACGCGGGCGACGCGTCGTCGGGCTTCTTCCGCCCCGTGTCCGACGACGCCACCGCCACGCCGACGTCGCACCGCCGGAGGCTCACCAAGGTGTCTGTGATCGGCGCCGGCAACGTGGGCATGGCCATCGCGCAGACCATCCTGACGCGGGACCTCGCCGACGAGATCGCGCTGGTGGACGCGGTCCCGGACAAGCTCCGCGGGGAGATGCTGGACCtgcagcacgcggcggcgtTCCTGCCGCGGACGCGCCTCGTCTCCGACACGGATCTGGCCGTCACCAGGGGCTCCGACCTCGCCATCGTCACCGCGGGGGCGCGCCAGATCCCCGGCGAGACGAGGCTCAACCTGCTGCAGCGGAACGTGGCGCTCTTTAGGAAGATCGTGCCGGCGCTGGCGGAGCACTCGCCGGAGGCGCTGCTGCTCGTCGTGTCCAACCCCGTCGACGTGCTCACCTACGTGGCCTGGAAGCTGTCGGGGTTCCCGGCGAGCCGCGTCATCGGGTCCGGCACCAACCTCGACTCCTCAAGGTTCAGGTTCCTCCTCGCCGAGCACCTCGACGTCAACGCGCAGGACGTGCAGGTCCGTCCGTCCATCCCCTTCCTTCCCCCTTGTCCCGTCTCGCTCCTCTCGTCAGTGGAGAGTGGGGAGTGGTGGATTGACATGACACGTGGGCCCCGCACATAGGCAGGCAGTGGCGTCGTGTCGGGGGCACTACTGGTTGTTTTGTTCGGGGTG contains:
- the LOC101768289 gene encoding dihydrolipoyllysine-residue acetyltransferase component 3 of pyruvate dehydrogenase complex, mitochondrial: MSAAQLLRHSRKLRSLQNAVGCERSGLVRYFSSSPGSFVKENGVGKRTGGARFSKHSQPAKELETFALGVSRSYTWTRASNSLIPSAVSGVNGPFSCGQVASARPFSSSADLPPHQEIGMPSLSPTMTEGNIAKWLKKEGDKVSPGEVLCEVETDKATVEMECMEEGYLAKIIQGDGAKEIKVGEIIAITVEEEADIEKFKDYKPSSSAEPVAPAESKAQPEPSQPKVEEKAPTKTPEPKAPKNEEASQSGDRIFASPLARKLAEDNNVPLSSVKGTGPDGRILKADIEDYLAKGGQSEAFAAPGLGYVDIPNAQIRKVTANRLLASKQTIPHYYLTVDARVDKLVKLRGELNPLQDASGGKKISINDLVIKAAALALRKVPQCNSSWMNDFIRQYHNVNINVAVQTEHGLFVPVIRDADKKGLGTIAEEVKQLAQKARDNTLKPADYEGGTFTVSNLGGPFGIKQFCAIINPPQSAILAIGSAEKRVIPGSADGQYEFGSFMSATLSCDHRVIDGAIGAEFLKAFKGYIENPTSMLL
- the LOC101768692 gene encoding L-lactate dehydrogenase, with protein sequence MKKASSLSELGFDAGDASSGFFRPVSDDATATPTSHRRRLTKVSVIGAGNVGMAIAQTILTRDLADEIALVDAVPDKLRGEMLDLQHAAAFLPRTRLVSDTDLAVTRGSDLAIVTAGARQIPGETRLNLLQRNVALFRKIVPALAEHSPEALLLVVSNPVDVLTYVAWKLSGFPASRVIGSGTNLDSSRFRFLLAEHLDVNAQDVQAYMVGEHGDSSVAVWSSVSVAGMPVLKSLQASHRCFDEEALEGIRRSVVDSAYEVISLKGYTSWAIGYSVASLAASLLRDQRRIHPVSVLARGFHGIAPENDVFLSLPARLGRGGVLGVAEMELTEEEAKKLRRSAKTLWENCQQLGL